The Peribacillus sp. FSL P2-0133 genome has a segment encoding these proteins:
- a CDS encoding RNA polymerase sigma factor, with protein MKKENVLTSFLINLGEEVFKLLLARGAKKEDAEDIIQNTYYKIYTLLDKLTESNIRPWFFRVSLNQYIDLKRKKEQQNIYLTEEIYSKLSHIDCDFDTVLNKDEIFYLLKDIKKEYKEIFFLKYYYDFSYEEIATILDIQVDSVKQKLYRARKFIHSKIGGQH; from the coding sequence ATGAAAAAAGAAAATGTATTAACCTCCTTTCTTATCAATTTAGGAGAGGAAGTGTTCAAGCTATTACTAGCGAGAGGAGCAAAAAAAGAAGATGCAGAAGATATAATTCAAAACACCTACTACAAAATTTACACGCTATTGGATAAATTAACAGAGAGCAATATACGTCCTTGGTTTTTTAGAGTATCACTTAATCAATATATTGATTTGAAAAGGAAAAAGGAGCAGCAGAACATTTACTTAACTGAGGAAATTTATTCAAAGCTATCACATATCGATTGCGATTTTGATACGGTTTTAAATAAAGATGAGATTTTTTATTTATTAAAAGACATAAAAAAAGAATACAAAGAAATTTTCTTTTTAAAGTATTACTATGATTTTTCATATGAAGAAATTGCAACTATTTTGGATATTCAAGTAGACAGTGTAAAGCAAAAATTATATCGTGCACGTAAATTTATTCACTCAAAAATAGGAGGACAACATTGA
- a CDS encoding sigma factor regulator N-terminal domain-containing protein, producing the protein MESSLNDALKKAKRKHLLKIIITSIIVVLILLPIFYKTGNYFAAKSSTRLHGKLFLHNAIAEPNIHIDSQVTSNSSMFGGNIITNRSKNINGYVVQWSTLTSSYDWFRVNIDTNELVPGFHWSDTEFYEYDKQTKSKSATFYHPSIKKYYNGVQNELGEISEMENHVAEVAISFDKPYTLQEIQAKIPDNLNIVWLYMASPIRDESKGPAGMPVYGFELSDNPKELYSSFVDSLKEYDSKGNDETIQEFLKVNKNKQFGEVKILGVMLTGKTNNFKALENQDFIRGASVGATAQIVPYIKPEK; encoded by the coding sequence ATGGAATCTTCGTTAAATGATGCTTTAAAAAAGGCTAAACGAAAACATCTACTAAAAATTATCATCACTTCAATTATTGTAGTACTAATTCTCTTACCTATCTTTTATAAAACAGGTAACTACTTTGCAGCGAAAAGCTCTACAAGACTTCACGGAAAGCTTTTTTTACATAATGCCATTGCTGAACCTAATATTCATATCGACTCTCAAGTAACAAGTAATTCATCGATGTTTGGGGGTAACATTATTACAAACCGTTCTAAGAATATTAATGGTTATGTAGTTCAATGGAGCACTCTTACAAGTTCATATGATTGGTTTCGAGTCAATATTGACACGAACGAGTTAGTACCAGGATTTCATTGGTCTGATACAGAGTTCTATGAGTATGATAAACAGACAAAGAGTAAATCAGCAACATTTTATCATCCATCCATAAAAAAATACTATAATGGTGTACAAAATGAATTAGGGGAAATTTCGGAAATGGAGAACCACGTTGCAGAAGTTGCCATTTCCTTTGATAAACCATACACGTTACAGGAAATACAAGCAAAAATCCCTGATAATTTAAACATCGTATGGTTGTATATGGCTTCTCCAATTAGGGATGAAAGCAAGGGGCCAGCTGGTATGCCAGTTTATGGGTTTGAACTTTCCGACAACCCTAAAGAATTATATTCAAGCTTTGTCGATAGTCTTAAAGAGTATGATTCAAAGGGGAATGATGAAACAATTCAAGAATTTTTAAAGGTAAATAAAAATAAGCAGTTCGGTGAAGTGAAAATTTTAGGGGTAATGCTCACTGGAAAAACAAACAATTTCAAAGCCTTAGAGAATCAAGATTTTATCCGCGGTGCTTCAGTAGGTGCCACTGCACAAATCGTTCCTTATATTAAACCTGAAAAATAA
- a CDS encoding S8 family serine peptidase yields the protein MRIQKKIIGICGAVGLLFGGTTTFAATSTNTPQVVKHEKKVEGNIQEEIIKVDSSEVKKREILTYFNNNKPKKYKENEVIVKFKKNYSIKSLGSLSTTLGLTNAKELNKEGTHVMKFSKNKKMADVLKELNASSNVEYVEPNYVYQPTAVTDPLYSELWGLKNTGQEILGQVGKKGIDINAEAAWANTKGSSSLVIGVIDTGIEINHPELKDKIWVNTEEIPNDGIDNDKNGYIDDVNGWNFYDKNNRLFIRGEEDFHGTHVAGTIAAKANKIGVTGIAPNVKIMPLKFLGPYGGYESDAIVAIEYAKAKGVKILNNSWGGGENSQALKDAIKNSGTLFIAAAGNFAENSDTSPMYPAAYDLPNILSVASINNTGNLSGFSNYGAKSVDVAAPGESILSTTPSVEGDYSTAYEYLDGTSMATPHVTGVAALVKSARSSYTPVQIKDAILRTTTKLSSLTGKVGTGGLVNAGKAVNFEVDSDIPGITWKGGSISTSLDASKDKNDVYSIKLLKGEKVKATLTGDSGTDFDLYLYNDTTKTVNSSNGIVAHSEITNSSKESFTFTAPKTGTYYLNAHAFSGAGKYTLSVTEGIGAGTYENTSKYFGYEGTWNKISDGSASASSYTSTNQTGSTVKIVFNGTGISYKAIKNDKQGIVKVTLDGKSANYSLHAATPKYKEEIFSKTGLTAGKHVLSIEWTGQADPVARKTSTEVNVDSILVLK from the coding sequence ATGAGAATACAAAAAAAGATAATAGGTATATGCGGAGCTGTAGGATTATTATTTGGGGGGACAACAACATTTGCTGCCACTTCTACGAATACTCCTCAAGTTGTTAAACATGAGAAAAAGGTAGAAGGAAACATACAAGAGGAGATAATAAAAGTAGATAGTAGCGAAGTTAAAAAAAGGGAAATCCTTACTTATTTTAATAATAACAAACCAAAGAAGTATAAAGAAAATGAGGTTATCGTAAAATTTAAAAAGAATTACTCCATAAAAAGTCTAGGATCCCTGAGCACTACTTTAGGTTTAACAAATGCAAAAGAATTGAATAAAGAAGGAACACATGTAATGAAATTTTCCAAAAATAAAAAGATGGCAGATGTGTTAAAAGAACTTAACGCTTCTTCTAATGTTGAGTATGTAGAGCCAAACTATGTATATCAACCGACAGCAGTTACAGATCCCCTATATAGCGAACTATGGGGACTTAAAAATACTGGACAGGAAATATTAGGACAAGTTGGTAAAAAAGGTATTGATATAAATGCGGAAGCAGCATGGGCTAATACAAAGGGCAGTTCCTCTCTTGTTATTGGAGTGATTGATACAGGAATCGAAATTAATCACCCAGAATTAAAAGATAAAATTTGGGTAAACACTGAAGAAATACCTAACGATGGAATCGATAATGATAAAAATGGATATATAGACGATGTAAACGGCTGGAATTTTTATGATAAAAATAATAGATTGTTCATTCGAGGAGAGGAAGACTTCCACGGAACTCATGTTGCAGGAACAATAGCTGCAAAAGCAAATAAAATTGGAGTTACCGGTATTGCTCCAAATGTGAAAATTATGCCTCTCAAGTTTCTCGGACCATATGGAGGGTACGAATCTGATGCGATTGTTGCCATTGAATATGCTAAGGCAAAAGGTGTAAAGATTTTGAATAACTCATGGGGTGGAGGAGAAAATTCACAAGCATTAAAGGATGCTATTAAAAACTCAGGCACCTTATTTATAGCTGCGGCAGGTAACTTTGCAGAGAACTCGGATACAAGTCCAATGTATCCTGCTGCTTATGATTTGCCTAACATTCTTTCTGTAGCCTCTATTAACAATACAGGAAATCTTTCAGGTTTTTCTAACTACGGTGCAAAAAGCGTAGATGTCGCTGCTCCTGGTGAAAGTATTTTAAGTACAACCCCAAGTGTGGAAGGCGACTATTCTACGGCTTATGAATATCTTGATGGAACATCCATGGCTACCCCGCATGTTACAGGAGTAGCAGCGTTAGTAAAAAGCGCACGTTCATCATATACTCCCGTTCAAATCAAGGATGCTATCTTGAGAACCACTACAAAGCTGTCTTCATTAACAGGAAAAGTTGGTACGGGAGGACTTGTGAATGCAGGGAAAGCTGTTAATTTCGAGGTAGATTCTGATATTCCTGGTATTACTTGGAAGGGAGGGAGTATCAGTACTTCACTTGATGCAAGTAAAGATAAAAATGATGTTTATTCTATTAAACTATTAAAAGGGGAAAAGGTGAAGGCTACACTAACTGGTGATTCCGGGACGGACTTTGATTTATATTTGTATAACGACACTACAAAGACTGTAAATTCGAGCAACGGCATTGTAGCACATTCAGAAATTACAAATTCATCCAAGGAGTCCTTTACTTTTACAGCTCCTAAAACAGGCACATATTATTTGAATGCCCACGCATTTAGTGGAGCTGGAAAATACACTCTTTCTGTTACAGAAGGCATTGGAGCAGGAACATATGAAAATACAAGTAAATATTTTGGATATGAAGGAACATGGAATAAAATATCCGATGGAAGTGCGTCGGCAAGCTCATACACAAGTACAAACCAAACCGGTTCAACTGTGAAAATTGTGTTTAATGGTACAGGAATATCCTATAAAGCTATAAAAAATGACAAACAAGGAATTGTAAAAGTGACATTGGACGGAAAATCAGCAAATTATAGCTTGCATGCTGCTACTCCTAAGTATAAAGAAGAAATCTTCAGTAAAACAGGACTAACTGCAGGTAAGCACGTATTATCTATTGAATGGACTGGTCAGGCAGATCCTGTTGCCCGTAAAACTTCTACGGAGGTGAATGTTGATTCCATCTTAGTTTTAAAATAG